In Armatimonadota bacterium, a genomic segment contains:
- the rho gene encoding transcription termination factor Rho gives MLAIADLESKTLPELQELAKELNIPNLRRYRKQELIMRILQAQTEREGLMFRSGILEIMTEGYGFLRTSGYLPGPEDIYVSPSQIKRFGLRVGDEVLGQVRPPKDNEKYFALLRVEAVNGLDPEQARTRPSFESLTPVFPHERIKLETPDGDLTTRVVDLFAPIGKGQRAMIVSPPKAGKTTLLKKIGQATVTNHPEIYLMVLLLDERPEEVTDMRRSVEAEVIASTFDRPPEEHIQVADLVLERAKRLVEGRRDVVILLDSLTRFSRANNLVIPPSGRTLSGGLDPAALHRPKRFFGAARKIEEGGSLTIVATALIDTGSRMDDVIYEEFKGTGNMELHLNRKLQERRTFPAIDIKASGTRREELLLTDEELRKVWVLRKSLEQLDTVAMTELILDRLRRTPNNAAFLRSIIKSAEEDAVGSAS, from the coding sequence ATGCTCGCGATCGCTGACCTCGAGAGCAAGACCCTCCCCGAGCTCCAGGAGCTCGCCAAGGAACTGAACATCCCCAACCTCCGCCGCTACCGGAAGCAGGAGCTGATCATGCGCATCCTGCAGGCCCAGACCGAGCGGGAAGGGCTGATGTTCCGCTCGGGGATCCTGGAGATCATGACCGAGGGCTACGGCTTCCTGCGCACCAGCGGGTACCTGCCCGGGCCCGAGGACATCTACGTCTCCCCCTCCCAGATCAAGCGCTTCGGCCTGCGGGTGGGGGACGAGGTCCTGGGCCAGGTGCGCCCGCCCAAGGACAACGAGAAGTACTTCGCCCTGCTGCGGGTGGAGGCGGTGAACGGCCTCGACCCCGAGCAGGCGCGCACCCGCCCGTCCTTCGAGAGCCTGACGCCGGTCTTCCCCCACGAGCGCATCAAGCTGGAGACGCCGGACGGCGACCTGACCACGCGGGTGGTGGACCTCTTCGCCCCCATCGGCAAGGGGCAGCGCGCCATGATCGTCTCCCCGCCCAAGGCCGGGAAGACCACGCTGCTGAAGAAGATCGGGCAGGCCACCGTCACCAACCACCCGGAGATCTACCTGATGGTGCTGCTCCTGGACGAGCGCCCGGAGGAGGTCACCGACATGCGCCGCTCCGTGGAGGCGGAGGTGATCGCCTCCACCTTCGACCGCCCGCCCGAGGAGCACATCCAGGTGGCCGACCTGGTGCTGGAGCGGGCCAAGCGGCTGGTGGAGGGGCGGCGCGACGTCGTCATCCTGCTGGACAGCCTGACCCGCTTCAGCCGGGCCAACAACCTGGTCATCCCCCCGTCGGGCCGCACCCTCTCCGGCGGCCTCGACCCCGCGGCGCTGCACCGTCCGAAGCGCTTCTTCGGGGCCGCTCGGAAGATCGAGGAGGGCGGGAGCCTGACCATCGTGGCCACCGCGCTCATCGACACCGGCAGCCGCATGGACGACGTCATCTACGAGGAGTTCAAGGGCACCGGCAACATGGAGCTGCACCTCAACCGGAAGCTCCAGGAGCGGCGCACCTTCCCGGCCATCGACATCAAGGCCTCCGGCACGCGGCGGGAGGAGCTGCTGCTCACCGACGAGGAGCTGCGCAAGGTCTGGGTCCTGCGCAAGAGCCTGGAGCAGCTCGATACGGTGGCCATGACCGAGCTCATTCTCGACCGCCTGCGCCGCACGCCCAACAACGCGGCCTTCCTGCGCTCCATCATCAAGAGCGCGGAGGAGGACGCGGTGGGCTCCGCGAGCTGA
- the fsa gene encoding fructose-6-phosphate aldolase — protein sequence MRFFLDTANLDEIRQATAWGLCDGVTTNPTLVAKEGRDHRTQIQEIARVVSGPISVETSSNDVEEMVRQGREFATWAPNVVVKVPMTPNGLVACRRLRSEGIPVNVTLVFSANQALLACKAGATYVSPFVGRLDDIGHDGMEVVRQAVAIVDHYGFETEVLASSLRHPLHVTEAALAGAPIATMPFKVLEQLFKHVLTDVGQERFLADAARLRAAVEPRQAKV from the coding sequence ATGCGGTTCTTCCTCGACACCGCGAACCTGGACGAGATCCGCCAGGCCACCGCCTGGGGCCTGTGCGACGGGGTGACCACCAACCCCACCCTGGTGGCCAAGGAGGGGCGCGACCACCGCACGCAAATCCAGGAGATCGCCAGGGTGGTCAGCGGGCCCATCAGCGTGGAGACCAGCAGCAACGACGTGGAGGAGATGGTGCGCCAGGGACGGGAGTTCGCCACCTGGGCGCCCAACGTCGTCGTCAAGGTGCCGATGACGCCCAACGGGCTGGTGGCCTGCCGGCGGCTGCGCAGCGAGGGCATCCCAGTGAACGTCACCCTGGTCTTCTCCGCCAACCAGGCGCTGCTGGCCTGCAAGGCCGGCGCCACCTACGTCAGCCCCTTCGTCGGCCGCCTGGACGACATCGGGCACGACGGGATGGAGGTGGTGCGCCAGGCCGTGGCCATCGTGGACCACTACGGCTTCGAGACCGAGGTCCTGGCCAGCAGCCTGCGCCACCCCCTGCACGTCACCGAGGCGGCGCTGGCGGGGGCGCCCATCGCCACGATGCCGTTCAAGGTGCTGGAACAGCTCTTCAAGCACGTCCTCACCGACGTGGGGCAGGAGCGCTTCCTGGCGGACGCCGCCCGGCTCCGTGCCGCCGTCGAACCACGACAGGCCAAGGTGTGA
- the argS gene encoding arginine--tRNA ligase, with protein MFKDALRRHLEAAVRRAIAAGRLPPVEVPPVEVEQPRGRRHADFATNLPLVLARRVGRPPREVARAIVEALDCSPDQVERVEVAGPGFINFFIASAWLQALVRHVHAQGDRYGSHDVGAGRRVNVEYVSANPTGPLHIGSGRNGVIGDVLANLLAALGYAVTREYYVNDAGLLVHTLGQSVEHHYLAHFGIATPFPEDGYRGEYVREIARALVERDGEAWVHRDPETRVAALRDFAVAWCLADIRRTLEQFGIFFDVWFSERSLYEQGAVDRVLAALRERGFLYEQDGAVWFRSTLFGDDKDRVIIRSTGWPMYYAADIPYHLNKLERGFDLLIDVWGVDHAGDVARVRGGLQALGVDPSRVEFLLYQHVRLRNEGELLRMSRRRGEYVTLQDLLDAVGRDAARYFFCMVSPSVPMDFDWQLARQQSQDNPVYYVQYAYARICSILREAEGHPHGRRWVQAGTLDAAAVHDADLGQLVDPSEAALIHALAELPEVVYQAGMRREPQRLPAYARDLAAAFHGFYTQCRVLSDDPALTAARLVLVEAVRIALRRTLALIGVAAPERM; from the coding sequence GTGTTCAAGGACGCCCTCCGCCGCCACCTCGAGGCCGCCGTCCGGCGGGCGATCGCCGCCGGCCGCCTGCCGCCGGTCGAGGTGCCGCCGGTCGAGGTGGAGCAGCCGCGGGGACGGCGCCACGCCGACTTCGCCACCAACCTGCCGCTCGTGCTGGCGCGCCGCGTGGGGCGGCCGCCTCGGGAGGTGGCCCGGGCCATCGTCGAGGCGCTCGACTGCTCCCCAGACCAGGTCGAACGCGTCGAAGTGGCCGGCCCGGGCTTCATCAACTTCTTCATCGCCTCGGCCTGGCTGCAGGCGCTGGTCCGCCACGTCCACGCCCAGGGGGACCGCTACGGGTCGCACGACGTGGGCGCGGGCCGGCGGGTGAACGTGGAGTACGTCAGCGCCAACCCCACCGGCCCCCTGCACATCGGCAGCGGGCGCAACGGGGTGATCGGCGACGTGCTGGCCAACCTCCTGGCGGCGCTGGGCTACGCGGTGACCCGCGAGTACTACGTGAACGACGCCGGCCTGCTGGTCCACACGCTGGGGCAGTCGGTGGAGCACCACTACCTGGCGCACTTCGGCATCGCCACCCCCTTCCCCGAGGACGGCTACCGGGGGGAGTACGTGCGCGAGATCGCCCGAGCGCTGGTCGAGCGCGACGGAGAGGCCTGGGTGCACCGCGACCCGGAGACCCGCGTGGCCGCCCTCCGCGACTTCGCCGTGGCCTGGTGCCTGGCCGACATCCGCCGCACCCTCGAGCAGTTCGGCATCTTCTTCGACGTCTGGTTCAGCGAGCGGTCCCTCTACGAGCAGGGGGCGGTGGACCGCGTCCTGGCGGCGCTGCGGGAGCGGGGCTTCCTCTACGAGCAGGACGGGGCGGTGTGGTTCCGCTCGACGCTGTTCGGGGACGACAAGGACCGGGTGATCATCCGCAGCACCGGGTGGCCGATGTACTACGCCGCCGACATCCCCTACCACCTGAACAAGCTCGAGCGGGGCTTCGACCTGCTCATCGACGTCTGGGGGGTGGACCACGCCGGCGACGTGGCCCGGGTGCGCGGCGGCCTGCAGGCCCTGGGCGTGGACCCCTCGCGGGTGGAGTTCCTCCTCTACCAGCACGTCCGGCTGCGTAACGAGGGGGAGCTGCTGCGCATGTCCCGGCGGCGGGGCGAGTACGTGACGCTGCAGGACCTCCTCGACGCCGTGGGGCGCGACGCCGCCCGCTACTTCTTCTGCATGGTCAGCCCCTCGGTGCCGATGGACTTCGACTGGCAGCTGGCCCGCCAGCAGAGCCAGGACAACCCCGTCTACTACGTCCAGTACGCCTACGCCCGCATCTGCAGCATCCTGCGGGAGGCGGAGGGGCACCCGCACGGACGGCGGTGGGTGCAGGCGGGCACGCTGGACGCGGCGGCCGTGCACGACGCCGACCTCGGGCAGCTCGTCGACCCCAGCGAGGCGGCGCTCATCCACGCGCTGGCCGAGCTGCCGGAGGTGGTCTACCAGGCCGGGATGCGCCGGGAGCCGCAGCGCCTGCCGGCCTACGCCCGGGACCTGGCCGCCGCCTTCCACGGCTTCTACACCCAGTGCCGGGTCCTCTCCGACGACCCCGCGCTGACGGCGGCGCGGCTGGTCCTGGTGGAGGCGGTGCGCATCGCCCTGCGTCGCACGCTGGCGCTCATCGGGGTGGCCGCCCCGGAGCGCATGTAG
- a CDS encoding S-layer homology domain-containing protein: MRSLVVVLIVLGLASQAAAAIFSDLAGHPAQRAIERLAAKGVVAGVGDRFLPGEPLTRLDVVRFLVRLLGIPGESARLPAFKDLDQIPPDARPAVAASVGVGTVSATKVEVKKGAIVYTLTTDKAAYGPEEPVLLTFIVHNTGKTDVTFEYANSQFHDFIVKAADGSEVARWSLGRAFLPVDKPVPLAAGKSLTFQTRWRQLDQNDRPVPVGRYEIVAVHTTKQEPTQLALSFQKGLVVGYPDNTFRPRQPVTRAELAALAVRAGGLDAEAFARARAQVAAADGAAVPDWARGSVAVVLERKMLPLLDGAFRPGQPATRADAAVALDALMVLLNKYDWTKGTLRAVQPGRPATLAVEDDKKAVRTFRVAPAHAVYRNDRPATLAELRPGDAVQFLKPAEVGDVVYIEATGR; encoded by the coding sequence ATGCGAAGCCTGGTCGTCGTCCTGATCGTGCTGGGCCTGGCCAGCCAGGCGGCCGCGGCCATCTTCAGCGACCTGGCCGGCCACCCGGCCCAGCGGGCCATCGAGCGCCTGGCCGCCAAGGGGGTGGTGGCGGGCGTGGGCGACCGCTTCCTCCCCGGGGAGCCGCTGACCCGACTGGACGTGGTGCGCTTCCTGGTGCGCCTGCTGGGGATCCCGGGGGAGAGCGCCCGGCTCCCCGCCTTCAAGGACCTCGACCAGATCCCCCCGGACGCCCGGCCGGCCGTGGCCGCCTCCGTGGGCGTGGGGACGGTCTCGGCGACGAAGGTCGAGGTGAAGAAGGGGGCGATCGTCTACACGCTGACCACGGACAAGGCGGCGTACGGCCCCGAGGAGCCGGTGCTGCTGACCTTCATCGTGCACAACACCGGGAAGACGGACGTCACCTTCGAGTACGCCAACTCGCAGTTCCACGACTTCATCGTGAAGGCGGCGGACGGCAGCGAGGTGGCGCGCTGGTCGCTGGGGCGGGCCTTCCTCCCGGTGGACAAGCCGGTGCCGCTCGCGGCGGGCAAGTCGCTGACCTTCCAGACCCGCTGGCGGCAGCTCGACCAGAACGACCGGCCGGTCCCGGTGGGGCGGTACGAGATCGTGGCCGTGCACACGACGAAGCAGGAGCCCACCCAGCTGGCGCTCTCCTTCCAGAAGGGCCTGGTGGTGGGCTACCCGGACAACACCTTCCGCCCGCGCCAGCCCGTCACCCGGGCCGAGCTGGCGGCCCTCGCCGTGCGGGCGGGCGGCCTGGATGCCGAGGCCTTCGCCCGGGCGCGCGCCCAGGTGGCGGCGGCGGACGGCGCTGCGGTGCCCGACTGGGCCCGGGGCAGCGTGGCCGTGGTCCTGGAGCGGAAGATGCTGCCGCTCCTGGACGGGGCCTTCCGCCCGGGCCAGCCGGCCACCCGCGCCGACGCGGCCGTGGCCCTGGACGCCCTGATGGTGCTACTCAACAAGTACGACTGGACCAAGGGCACCCTGCGGGCGGTGCAGCCCGGCCGGCCGGCCACGCTGGCCGTGGAGGACGACAAGAAGGCTGTGCGCACCTTCCGCGTGGCCCCGGCCCATGCCGTCTACCGGAACGACCGCCCGGCCACACTGGCGGAGCTGCGCCCCGGTGATGCGGTCCAGTTCCTCAAGCCGGCGGAGGTGGGCGACGTCGTCTACATCGAGGCGACAGGGAGGTAG